The following are from one region of the Chloracidobacterium sp. genome:
- a CDS encoding type II toxin-antitoxin system HicA family toxin: MKLRDLEKHLNDNGCQFLREGGRHSWWINVEQNRRTAVPRHREINDKLVLKICKDLGIPKP, translated from the coding sequence ATGAAGCTCCGCGACCTCGAGAAACATCTCAACGACAACGGATGTCAGTTCCTACGCGAAGGTGGTCGCCATTCTTGGTGGATCAATGTCGAGCAAAACCGACGAACAGCAGTACCACGCCATCGCGAGATCAATGACAAACTAGTTCTCAAGATCTGCAAAGATCTCGGCATACCAAAACCATAG
- a CDS encoding type II toxin-antitoxin system HicB family antitoxin, whose translation MKNEYTAVVKHDGDWWIGWIEEVPGVNCQEATREELLETLRVTLAEAIEFNREDARRMAGVGFEEALIAA comes from the coding sequence ATGAAAAACGAATACACGGCTGTCGTGAAACACGACGGTGATTGGTGGATCGGTTGGATCGAGGAAGTGCCGGGCGTCAATTGTCAGGAAGCCACTCGTGAAGAACTGTTGGAAACTCTCCGCGTAACGCTTGCCGAGGCGATCGAATTCAATCGCGAAGATGCTCGCAGGATGGCCGGTGTGGGCTTCGAAGAAGCTTTGATCGCTGCATGA